Proteins co-encoded in one Armatimonadota bacterium genomic window:
- a CDS encoding sugar phosphate isomerase/epimerase, with the protein MNVRIGAAPISWGVCEIPGWGPQLPYERVLDEMQAAGYAGTELGPWGFLPTDPAVLAEALARRSLALAAAFVPLPLKDPAAYPECERRVRATAELLQRLGARDILLADAGDELRTRIAGRPDETRAHGLRPHEWPGYATRLERLAQLCRFDYGLVPSFHPHGGTYIEHPDEIRTLLERCDPHLVKLCLDSGHVAFGGGDPVALARAHAARLGYVHLKDVDLPRLRALLAGGASYVDAARQDVFVELGRGTLDLRALLAALRDAAYTGWIVVEQDRVVQPQTDTLHSARRSLAMLRALLDDR; encoded by the coding sequence ATGAACGTCCGCATCGGCGCAGCGCCGATCAGCTGGGGTGTCTGCGAGATCCCGGGCTGGGGCCCGCAGCTGCCGTACGAGCGCGTGCTGGACGAGATGCAGGCTGCGGGCTACGCGGGCACGGAGCTGGGGCCTTGGGGGTTCCTGCCGACTGACCCCGCGGTGCTGGCCGAGGCGCTGGCGCGTCGGAGCCTGGCCCTGGCTGCGGCCTTCGTGCCGCTCCCCCTCAAGGATCCGGCCGCCTACCCCGAGTGCGAACGCCGCGTCCGCGCGACGGCCGAACTCCTGCAGCGTCTGGGCGCGCGCGACATCCTGCTGGCCGACGCCGGCGACGAGCTGCGCACGCGCATCGCCGGCCGGCCCGACGAGACCCGCGCGCACGGGCTGCGGCCGCACGAGTGGCCAGGGTACGCGACCCGGCTGGAACGCCTGGCCCAGCTCTGCCGGTTCGACTACGGGCTCGTGCCCTCGTTCCACCCGCACGGCGGCACCTACATCGAGCACCCCGACGAGATCCGCACGCTGCTGGAGCGCTGCGATCCCCACCTGGTGAAGCTGTGCCTCGATAGCGGGCACGTGGCCTTCGGTGGCGGCGACCCCGTGGCGCTGGCCCGCGCGCATGCGGCGCGGCTGGGCTACGTGCACCTCAAGGACGTCGACCTCCCGCGGCTGCGGGCGCTGCTGGCCGGCGGCGCGTCCTACGTCGACGCCGCCCGGCAGGACGTGTTCGTGGAACTCGGCCGCGGCACGCTGGACCTGCGGGCGCTGCTGGCAGCGCTGCGGGATGCCGCCTACACCGGGTGGATCGTCGTCGAGCAGGACCGGGTGGTGCAGCCACAGACCGACACGCTGCACAGCGCGCGGCGCAGTCTGGCCATGTTGCGGGCGCTGCTGGACGACCGGTAG
- the lgt gene encoding prolipoprotein diacylglyceryl transferase produces MDPVIVQLGPLAIRWYGVMLAVTIGVSLWVAYRMGPRLGVPTAVLDRTATPAVLVMFVGARLGYVVSHPGEFVPALWEIVRVDRGGLSSHGALAAGLLYALWAARRTGVSVWQFADTFGWALPIGNVFVRFGNFMNGELYGDPTGLPWGVVFPTMPDAPRHPLQIYEMLLAVVVLLWARRVAARRRFPGEVFWHIVVPTSVGRLAFDALRSEMRALGPLTLGQLPALALAGWGTWALWRGRRSKCRQRAH; encoded by the coding sequence ATGGACCCCGTGATCGTCCAGCTCGGTCCCCTGGCGATCCGCTGGTACGGCGTGATGCTCGCTGTGACCATCGGCGTGAGCCTGTGGGTCGCGTACCGCATGGGACCGCGGCTGGGCGTGCCGACCGCCGTGCTCGACCGCACCGCCACTCCCGCGGTGCTCGTGATGTTCGTGGGCGCGCGGCTGGGCTACGTCGTCTCCCACCCGGGCGAGTTCGTCCCGGCGCTCTGGGAGATCGTCCGGGTCGACCGGGGCGGGCTGTCGTCGCACGGTGCGCTCGCGGCCGGGCTGCTCTATGCCCTGTGGGCGGCGCGCCGCACGGGGGTCTCGGTCTGGCAGTTCGCCGACACGTTCGGGTGGGCACTGCCGATCGGCAACGTCTTCGTGCGGTTCGGCAACTTCATGAACGGGGAGCTGTACGGTGACCCGACGGGGCTGCCGTGGGGTGTGGTCTTCCCGACGATGCCCGACGCGCCGCGCCATCCGCTGCAGATCTACGAGATGCTCCTGGCGGTCGTCGTCCTGCTGTGGGCGCGGCGCGTCGCCGCCCGCCGGCGCTTCCCCGGGGAGGTCTTCTGGCACATCGTGGTGCCCACCTCGGTGGGACGGCTGGCCTTCGACGCGCTGCGCAGCGAGATGCGGGCGCTGGGGCCGCTGACGCTGGGGCAGCTGCCGGCGCTGGCGCTCGCGGGCTGGGGGACGTGGGCGCTGTGGCGCGGGCGCCGCAGTAAATGCCGGCAACGAGCGCACTAG